GTGTTCCATGtcgcacaaataaaaaaaaccgtacGTAGGCATAGCTGTCGCCTGTCACCAGCTGTCACATTGTCAAAACATGCTTTTGTGTTACTTTTAATTGTGTAGGTAGTTTTCAGTTagagattataatttattagaaggTAATCATAATTTCACTTCAATGGAAGACGAGGCAGTAGAAATGATCCGAGAGACGACTCGAAACACCCTAGTGTTGAACCGGCGTCGACTGAGGGACGAGGAGGCAGATGCGCGCCGGTCTTTGGGAAATCTACggtaatttatgattatttaaataatattgcttacaaaaataaaacattattactcGTTATTcgtttgttcttttttattctttttgtatAGTTAGTTTATAACACTGATAAATTACTATTGTAACTCAGTAACAACTTTgtcaaaatcttttatttaaataaaaaggtataactatctatttaattctaataattatatagtatagttaaTTATATGAAGGTATTCATATATTTCGTACTAAGTCAGTAATATTGAAAAGTACATTAACAAgattaaaatgttacaaaagtaaataaaataaaggccTAGTTTTCAGAATATCAACAGAGAATGTAATTAACATCATAAATAAGTTGAAAACAAAGTCTTCGCTGACAGCAGAAGAACTACGAACCCTGAAGAATGCCCTCATTGATGATGAAGAAAATATTCGAGTTGTGTTAAGAGTCCATGGAGCATTGAGAGGGCTGGTTAGAGAATTATGgggtatgtatgtattatacatcaaattaaaatagccttttattattaaaacaagatACATGACATTTGTTTTAGCATAGTTGTTAAATTAGAGGTTGAAAAGAGATTATCTTTTATATGATGTGCCTCATCTCAACATGCCTTAGGGCATAGGCCCCCTGTAGCTGCCTCCAGTTTACTCTGTATTATAATACGAGTTACATATCTCCAGGTGTGAAATGTGTGGGTGAGTTTTATACATCTGAATGACTCACTGAACTGTAGAGTCTACAGTGTAGACATTAGCACCAGAATTCAgaagtttaaattataacactttACAGCACCAAAAATGTGACAATATGGAACATAATACCTAACCTCTTTGACGGTACAAGAGTGAAGATTGCCCAATCTAATAGATATCGGAAGTAGTTCCATGTGTAAATAAGCAATGttgttcttaaaatatatatttatagtgttATGGCATGCAGTAATTAAAACGGCAATATTTGGTTTCTCTGTTACTTTCATTACTAagttaaatattctaatttcaggCCTTGATGTCAGAAAGCAGTGTGAGGCAGCAGGCTGTCTGTGCAATCTGGCTTTAGGTGATGCTAAAGCTGGTGCTGTAATTGCTAAAGCAGCTGGAATATATCTCATTCTTTACCTTGATAATCTCACTGTGGACTTGTctgtaagattatttttttaattgctttgatgagacgagcttgccattcacttgatggtaagcgatacgaccatccaTGAACagaagaaataccatccaacacctttaattacaaagtattttatttttcactgcagttgccatcctaagacataacatgtcttgttatgtccagtagttacacttgctattatgttcattttatatcttataattGATTAAATTCTATGGTTGCTGTCTTATTTTAGGAATGGGACTGAGTGTGTGATTATGTTaggaataaatattgtttgaaataaaatatttttgtgcggGTAATTGTGACATtgttgctataaaaacactaagCCTTTGACAGACCGAGGCAGTCGTTCATAGTTGTACTGGTTGGTTgattggtgaaatatttgttaaagtaTATCTGAAGTCAGAAATGGTTCCTTTTTCATTCAAATCAAAGTCGCTCCAGAtctatattatatcaatataaacTCCATTAGttactatactatatatacaATCATCATCAATGTAGCATGCAACTGTCAATTAGTTTCTACATAAAGGTGCTTGATGAACCAAAAATGACACACTACCTTAATTTTTAACCTTCAAAACTCATTATACTAAACAAGatgtattttcaaaaagattttttgtcaAACATAAGTTTATTGATCATTTATTTCAGTTGACATGTGCATGGACGCTCGGTAACCTAGCTGGTTCAGGAGAGAAGGCTTGCGAGTTGCTAGTGGCACAAGGAGCAATATCCAAGCTGTCTGAACTGCTGCTTTCCACCAATGCTGATGTAAGTCAAGCCGCTGTGGAAGCTTTGGTGCATTTCACATACCAGTTGAAAGATCTACTAAGGTAAGTTTAATAATGTGCGTTGTAAAGTATTCAACCAGAAATATTAGATGACTTAAAGAAACAAATTGCATCAGTGCATATAATccatataatgtttaataatatgtaaactaAGAAGCCTTATGTTTGATGCCAAGATTAGCAGTAAGTTTGTGATCATGTTTTGTTTTGGTCTTTATAAAAGatctaattaaattttcactTGATCTTTTTAGTATtaagaaaaatttattaataaaaaaatactctaatatttattaattaataaatttttcttaATTAGTACATAACCTTTTTTCTGTTTTAGACCAGAGCATTTAACGAAAATCCAGGCAGCGTTAACTCAAAACGATATAACAGCTTCAACATTATATCTCATGTCCATTCTGTCATGCCATCCGAATTTCTCTGTAAATAACTTACCAGTACAATACGTAGAAAAGCTATTTAATcactttcaaaataatttagagaatgcccgtattaaaaaaaaagaattgttgtacgtattaaaaattttagctaattttaataatgccaCAATTTATGAAagtgtttttaattgttttcaaagtaatttggatgttgttaaaatgttattgaacAGTGATATGAGGAATACATTGTTACAGTTGTTAGCTAATATGTATAAGTGTTATCCAGAACATGAGTTGTTCAAGTTATTAGTAAGCTGATTcgaatataattgttttgtattgaGTGTTGTGTTTTATTGACCAAGTCCTCGGGCGCTGcgaagattatttttagggagctgcatattttttttcgcgGGTAAAAACGCGTttgtttcaccggtcttacggcctaatgtcgacactcgggagtatagcatcatccgagcgagcattggaccgagtccctaacccctgtataacctacaccggcataccaaccaaaacccgcggtggccttcttcggcgcatacgggacggccccggggtatcttgttacactgagatagctgctcggaaccgtcccTGAGGAAGGTGCATATGCATCTAAGCGCTATATTACGTAATAtgattaaagttaattatttaacgAAATTCACCCAACAGAAATGTTTACTTTTGGAAAGACAGGTACTGTAATGTAGtctaccttttttttattaattttaaaatgctcATAGTTACGGGtttatgtaatgtaataattattattaatatgaattgtttcgacgtatcataagtgctaCTTAGTTCGTTTACGtgatcaattaattttatgtttttattttacgaacCAATTAGATACTTTGTTGTGACCATCAGATACGAGTTGTTTGTTGCAACAATCAGATACAAGTTACAAATACATcattaaaaaagtaacaaaaatgcTTATTTAAGTATAGTTGATTGTCACACATATCATTGGAGGTAAAGGTAACTTTGACGATTAAAAAAccccatattaaaataaaacagcaaatccgcaataaatatatttatcatatcaataattatgataataattttaataattgtaatagtttttctattaaattagaTTACGAGGGTTAAGGCTACGAATACagcgttttatatttaaaaatcactcACAAATGTGGCGTTTGGGGTTCGGTATGGCGTGTGGGAATAGAGCCTGTCCCATCGTAGGGCACGCCTCCCAGTATGGGACACTAGGCTGTAGCAAATCCGAACACATTGTGAAAGCTtctacaaacaattttagacaGCTAATAAAATGTACTAGTTTACTACTATggtcaataaatattcaaaacaattcTACATTAGGTATCAGTAATAcgtaataatttgttaattatattgattttaaaacatgtatttttatggcaattatgaataattattaaatattttaaatctttacccATCCTTAGGGCatagacaaaataattatctgCATTTGTTACATCATTATTCCTTTGCCCAT
This portion of the Manduca sexta isolate Smith_Timp_Sample1 chromosome 14, JHU_Msex_v1.0, whole genome shotgun sequence genome encodes:
- the LOC115442929 gene encoding vacuolar protein 8 isoform X1, yielding MEDEAVEMIRETTRNTLVLNRRRLRDEEADARRSLGNLRISTENVINIINKLKTKSSLTAEELRTLKNALIDDEENIRVVLRVHGALRGLVRELWGLDVRKQCEAAGCLCNLALGDAKAGAVIAKAAGIYLILYLDNLTVDLSLTCAWTLGNLAGSGEKACELLVAQGAISKLSELLLSTNADVSQAAVEALVHFTYQLKDLLRPEHLTKIQAALTQNDITASTLYLMSILSCHPNFSVNNLPVQYVEKLFNHFQNNLENARIKKKELLYVLKILANFNNATIYESVFNCFQSNLDVVKMLLNSDMRNTLLQLLANMYKCYPEHELFKLLVS
- the LOC115442929 gene encoding vacuolar protein 8 isoform X3 → MRAGLWEIYVFRISTENVINIINKLKTKSSLTAEELRTLKNALIDDEENIRVVLRVHGALRGLVRELWGLDVRKQCEAAGCLCNLALGDAKAGAVIAKAAGIYLILYLDNLTVDLSLTCAWTLGNLAGSGEKACELLVAQGAISKLSELLLSTNADVSQAAVEALVHFTYQLKDLLRPEHLTKIQAALTQNDITASTLYLMSILSCHPNFSVNNLPVQYVEKLFNHFQNNLENARIKKKELLYVLKILANFNNATIYESVFNCFQSNLDVVKMLLNSDMRNTLLQLLANMYKCYPEHELFKLLVS
- the LOC115442929 gene encoding vacuolar protein 8 isoform X2; protein product: MRAGLWEIYGLVFRISTENVINIINKLKTKSSLTAEELRTLKNALIDDEENIRVVLRVHGALRGLVRELWGLDVRKQCEAAGCLCNLALGDAKAGAVIAKAAGIYLILYLDNLTVDLSLTCAWTLGNLAGSGEKACELLVAQGAISKLSELLLSTNADVSQAAVEALVHFTYQLKDLLRPEHLTKIQAALTQNDITASTLYLMSILSCHPNFSVNNLPVQYVEKLFNHFQNNLENARIKKKELLYVLKILANFNNATIYESVFNCFQSNLDVVKMLLNSDMRNTLLQLLANMYKCYPEHELFKLLVS